A part of Phoenix dactylifera cultivar Barhee BC4 unplaced genomic scaffold, palm_55x_up_171113_PBpolish2nd_filt_p 000927F, whole genome shotgun sequence genomic DNA contains:
- the LOC120107616 gene encoding peptidyl-prolyl cis-trans isomerase FKBP43-like isoform X1, with translation MEQEKRDFFTTRRRSDRLHPIAKGRSRSPSPSPSPFRAMAFWGVEVKPGNHYMHLLNDFQGRLRICQATLGSGSAVTKSVLQCIVGNRSPILLCSLIPNVVETCHLELEFEEDGKVIFSVLGERSVHLSGYFLRPKILMGGDESDSYGEDIGEEDSSSYDKYDSAEDKYESDFIDDGDLQTVPPSPKYKSSVVIKEIVGKDKPGNGNASWRCLKREHVVSDTDDSNDDFRCQPVVKSKSSMELENEEEDGFPISFFPKKKIAAKTADGNCKLGDSVVYGILESEEEDGNAKPAEGYSETGAAAVDEEKKWKINAISEDLESARVTFQPCDSSLLPSEMSFENNGFPKKKKKVKDRKPLEMISNGERVRGDTEKDRDDAEVGMAKMETKEKDFLVGAHVDMAEKDEKLKKKKHDGAKKRKACQMHTDFLTEGTEKGEERNPNELINREVMDEVLPVGSNELPNNNYPFCRDENSRKKKKKNKQKGGNVDEGLTVLDKVEDDNAAAAANVSPQEAKQKKEKSKNPKKREYGNNFDC, from the exons ATGGAGCAAGAAAAACGCGATTTTTTTACTACGAGGCGAAGGAGCGACCGCCTACATCCAATAGCAAAGGGCCGTTCCCGttccccttccccttccccttccccATTCCGAGCAATGGCTTTCTGGG GGGTTGAAGTAAAGCCCGGAAACCATTACATGCATCTTCTCAACGATTTTCAGGGACGACTTCGTATCTGCCAG GCAACATTGGGGAGTGGCAGTGCGGTGACGAAGAGCGTGCTGCAATGCATTGTCGGCAATAGAAGCCCCATCTTACTGTGCAGCTTGATTCCTAATGTGGTTGAGACATGCCATTTGGAGCTCGAGTTCGAGGAGGATGGCAAGGTCATCTTCTCAGTTCTTGGGGAAAGAAGTGTGCACCTCTCTGGTTACTTTCTTCGTCCTAAGATTCTCATGGGTGGGGATGAAAG TGATTCATATGGGGAGGACATCGGTGAAGAGGATTCAAGCAGCTACGATAAGTATGACAGCGCTGAAGATAAGTATGAATCTGACTTTATTGATGATGGCGACTTGCAGACAGTTCCCCCTTCTCCTAAGTACAAAAGTAGTG TTGTAATTAAGGAGATTGTAGGGAAGGACAAACCAGGAAATGGAAATGCTAGTTGGCGATGCTTAAAGAGAGAGCATGTAGTAAGTGATACTGATGATAGCAATGATGATTTTCGATGCCAGCCTGTTGTCAAGTCTAAGAGCTCCATGGAATTGGAAAATGAAGAGGAAGATGGCTTTCCGATatcttttttcccaaaaaagaaaattgctgCTAAGACCGCTGATGGGAACTGTAAATTAGGTGATTCAGTAGTCTATGGAATACTGGAAAGCGAAGAGGAAGATGGGAATGCTAAGCCTGCAGAAGGGTATTCTGAAACAGGTGCTGCGGCAGTTGATGAGGAAAAGAAATGGAAGATCAATGCCATCAGTGAAGACCTAGAATCTGCAAG GGTAACTTTCCAGCCATGTGATTCTTCACTGCTGCCTTCTGAGATGAGCTTTGAAAACAATGGCTtcccaaagaagaaaaagaaagttaagGATAGAAAGCCTCTTGAAATGATATCTAATGGGGAAAGGGTAAGAGGTGATACAGAAAAGGATAGGGATGATGCAGAGGTTGGCATGGCGAAAATGGAGACCAAGGAAAAAGATTTTCTAGTAGGAGCTCATGTGGACATGGCGGAAAAGGATGAGAAgctgaagaagaaaaaacatGACGGGGCCAAGAAGAGAAAAGCATGCCAAATGCACACTGATTTTTTAACAGAGGGAAccgagaaaggagaagaaagaaatccAAATGAACTTATCAACAGGGAAGTCATGGATGAAGTTCTTCCTGTTGGGTCAAATGAGCTGCCTAATAATAA CTATCCATTTTGCAGGGACGAAAATagcaggaagaaaaaaaagaaaaataagcagAAAGGAGGGAATGTTGATGAGGGCCTGACTGTTCTGGATAA GGTTGAGGATGAtaatgctgctgctgctgccaaTGTTTCTCCACAAGAggccaagcaaaagaaggaaaagagcaagaacccaaaaaaaagggaataTGGCAACAATTTTGACTGTTGA
- the LOC120107616 gene encoding peptidyl-prolyl cis-trans isomerase FKBP43-like isoform X2, which yields MEQEKRDFFTTRRRSDRLHPIAKGRSRSPSPSPSPFRAMAFWGVEVKPGNHYMHLLNDFQGRLRICQATLGSGSAVTKSVLQCIVGNRSPILLCSLIPNVVETCHLELEFEEDGKVIFSVLGERSVHLSGYFLRPKILMGGDESDSYGEDIGEEDSSSYDKYDSAEDKYESDFIDDGDLQTVPPSPKYKSSVVIKEIVGKDKPGNGNASWRCLKREHVVSDTDDSNDDFRCQPVVKSKSSMELENEEEDGFPISFFPKKKIAAKTADGNCKLGDSVVYGILESEEEDGNAKPAEGYSETGAAAVDEEKKWKINAISEDLESARVTFQPCDSSLLPSEMSFENNGFPKKKKKVKDRKPLEMISNGERVRGDTEKDRDDAEVGMAKMETKEKDFLVGAHVDMAEKDEKLKKKKHDGAKKRKACQMHTDFLTEGTEKGEERNPNELINREVMDEVLPVGSNELPNNKDENSRKKKKKNKQKGGNVDEGLTVLDKVEDDNAAAAANVSPQEAKQKKEKSKNPKKREYGNNFDC from the exons ATGGAGCAAGAAAAACGCGATTTTTTTACTACGAGGCGAAGGAGCGACCGCCTACATCCAATAGCAAAGGGCCGTTCCCGttccccttccccttccccttccccATTCCGAGCAATGGCTTTCTGGG GGGTTGAAGTAAAGCCCGGAAACCATTACATGCATCTTCTCAACGATTTTCAGGGACGACTTCGTATCTGCCAG GCAACATTGGGGAGTGGCAGTGCGGTGACGAAGAGCGTGCTGCAATGCATTGTCGGCAATAGAAGCCCCATCTTACTGTGCAGCTTGATTCCTAATGTGGTTGAGACATGCCATTTGGAGCTCGAGTTCGAGGAGGATGGCAAGGTCATCTTCTCAGTTCTTGGGGAAAGAAGTGTGCACCTCTCTGGTTACTTTCTTCGTCCTAAGATTCTCATGGGTGGGGATGAAAG TGATTCATATGGGGAGGACATCGGTGAAGAGGATTCAAGCAGCTACGATAAGTATGACAGCGCTGAAGATAAGTATGAATCTGACTTTATTGATGATGGCGACTTGCAGACAGTTCCCCCTTCTCCTAAGTACAAAAGTAGTG TTGTAATTAAGGAGATTGTAGGGAAGGACAAACCAGGAAATGGAAATGCTAGTTGGCGATGCTTAAAGAGAGAGCATGTAGTAAGTGATACTGATGATAGCAATGATGATTTTCGATGCCAGCCTGTTGTCAAGTCTAAGAGCTCCATGGAATTGGAAAATGAAGAGGAAGATGGCTTTCCGATatcttttttcccaaaaaagaaaattgctgCTAAGACCGCTGATGGGAACTGTAAATTAGGTGATTCAGTAGTCTATGGAATACTGGAAAGCGAAGAGGAAGATGGGAATGCTAAGCCTGCAGAAGGGTATTCTGAAACAGGTGCTGCGGCAGTTGATGAGGAAAAGAAATGGAAGATCAATGCCATCAGTGAAGACCTAGAATCTGCAAG GGTAACTTTCCAGCCATGTGATTCTTCACTGCTGCCTTCTGAGATGAGCTTTGAAAACAATGGCTtcccaaagaagaaaaagaaagttaagGATAGAAAGCCTCTTGAAATGATATCTAATGGGGAAAGGGTAAGAGGTGATACAGAAAAGGATAGGGATGATGCAGAGGTTGGCATGGCGAAAATGGAGACCAAGGAAAAAGATTTTCTAGTAGGAGCTCATGTGGACATGGCGGAAAAGGATGAGAAgctgaagaagaaaaaacatGACGGGGCCAAGAAGAGAAAAGCATGCCAAATGCACACTGATTTTTTAACAGAGGGAAccgagaaaggagaagaaagaaatccAAATGAACTTATCAACAGGGAAGTCATGGATGAAGTTCTTCCTGTTGGGTCAAATGAGCTGCCTAATAATAA GGACGAAAATagcaggaagaaaaaaaagaaaaataagcagAAAGGAGGGAATGTTGATGAGGGCCTGACTGTTCTGGATAA GGTTGAGGATGAtaatgctgctgctgctgccaaTGTTTCTCCACAAGAggccaagcaaaagaaggaaaagagcaagaacccaaaaaaaagggaataTGGCAACAATTTTGACTGTTGA